TGGAAAAAGATATTGAAAACATTGGCACCATTAAGCTAACCGCCAAAGGCAAGGACTTTCTTCAGAATCCTCACTCGCTGATGCTATCCAAAAATCACGTATTTGAGGATGTTACCGAAAGCGAAGAAAACGATGGCACCCTGGGTCAAAGTAATCCGGCAGGTTACGGCAAATCTTACGACGATAACTTATTCAAACAGCTTAGACAGCTTCGGAAGGATATTGCCAAGCATAAGAATGTGCCTCCTTATGTTGTATTCCAGGAACCTTCACTGGAGGAAATGGCGACCACCTACCCCACCACCAAGGAAGAGATGGCGGGGATTAACGGCGTGGGTATGGGAAAGGTTCATAAGTACGGATCGCCGTTCCTAAAGATGATTGAAGAGTACGTAGCTGAAAATGATATTGCTACTGCCTCTGATGTACTTATTAAATCTACTGTTAATAAGTCGAAGAACAAGATTGTAATCATTCAGCAGATTGATAAGAAGGTGGATTTTGAAGAAATTGCCAGCACTCTCAACTTATCAATGGAGGAACTAATTGGTGAGATTGAGCACATCTGCTATTCGGGCACTAAGCTAAGCATTGATTACTACCTGGATCAGTTTCTGGACGAGGAGCACATTGATGAGTTGCACGATTACTTCTTGAACGCTGAATCAGACCGTATTTCCAGTGCCAACGAAGAGTTTGACGGTGATTATACCGAAGAGGAACTACGCCTATTTCGTATTAAATTCTTATCAGAGTACGCGAATTAGTCCATAGTTGTGAACGATTTTCCGAAAACCGTGGACTAGTTGCTGTACACTCCTCGTTGTTCACTGCACACTGTTCATTGCTAATTGTTCATTGTTTTCCTTAGCTTTGCGCCTAAAACCTAACCATGAATATCTTACTACTCGGTTCGGGAGGGCGCGAACACGCACTAGCCTGGAAAATTAGCCAGAGTTCTGACTGTACTAAACTCTTTGTATCGCCCGGTAATGCAGGAACCTCCCTGTTTAATGTAACTGAAAATCTAGTACAAAACAGCTACGATCAATCTGATTTTCAGCGCATTGCTAACTTTATTCAACAACAGAATATTGAGTTGATCGTTGTTGGGCCAGAAGCTCCATTGGTAGCGGGGATTACTGATTTTCTGAAGAATAATTCATCTACCTCCGATGTGCTGGTAGTGGGCCCAACCCAAGCTGGTGCCGAGCTAGAAGGAAGTAAAGATTTTGCTAAGCAGTTTATGCAGAAGCATAACATTCCTACCGCTGCATCGCACACATTTACCGCCGAAACGCTCGAGGAAGGACTGAAATATGTAAAAGAGCAAACCTTGCCTATTGTACTCAAGGCCGATGGACTAGCCGCCGGAAAAGGGGTAATCATTTGTACCAGCTACGATGAAGCTACCGAAACCTTGCGCGATATGCTCCAGCACCAAAAGTTTGGCACAGCCAGCCAGAAAGTGGTGATTGAAGAGTTTCTAGATGGTATTGAGCTTTCGGTATTTGTGCTGACCGATGGTAAAAACTACCACCTCTTACCTGAGGCGAAAGATTATAAACGCATTGGTGAAAACGATACAGGTCCCAATACCGGTGGTATGGGTGCCGTCTCTCCGGTTCCGTTTGCCGATGAAGCATTTATGTCGAAAGTAAAAGCGCAAATTGTAGAGCCTACCATTCAGGGGTTAGCCAAGGAAAATATTGATTACCGGGGCTTTATCTTTTTAGGACTGATGAACGTAGGTGGTAACCCTTACGTCATTGAGTATAATGTGCGCTTAGGTGACCCTGAAACTCAAGCAATTATTCCTCGTCTGGAGAGCGATTTGGTAGAACTACTCGTGGCCACTGCCCGGCAGCAACTATCGGAGGTGCAAGTGAATATCAGCTTACAAGCTGCTGCTACGGTGGTTATGGTTTCTGGCGGGTATCCCGAAAGCTACGTGAAAGGTAAAGTAATCAGCGGTTTATCTGATAAGGCTGAAAGCTTGGTATTTCACGCGGGTACTGAGGCTAAAGAGGGAAAAACAATTACCAGTGGCGGAAGAGTGCTGGCCGTTACCTCGCTGCACAGCCAACTTACCAGTGCACTGGAACAAACGTATGCTCAGGTTGATCAGCTTTTCTGGAAGGACATCTACTACCGAAAAGATATTGGGCAGGACATTCTAGGCTACCTAGCCAACGGAAAATAGAGTCCGCAGTTCGTTTTTATTTAAAATCATAGTAATTTACAACACAGCGAAGTAACTGTATCAGGCTTACGCTTAGTGGAGTTGTTGAGTATAGTGTGAGTAGCCTGATTTCGTTTGAAGTTTCGTATAGGGAGGTAAAATATAGTGCCTTCTGACTAAATATATAGAGGATGATATGGGATGTAGTACCTGTAGTACCAAAAATGGTGCAGTAAGCGGTTGCCGTAACAATGGCGGCTGTAGCACCGGAGGGTGTAACAAAATGAATGTCTTCGATTGGCTCTCCAACATGGAGTTTCCATCGCTGAGCACCTTCGATATTGTTGAAGTAAAATTCAAAAACGGTCATAAAGACTTTTTTCGCAACACCAAAGACGTGGATCTGACTACCGGTGATGCCGTAGTGGTAGATGTTCCCAACGGTTACCACATTGGTCATGTCTCATTGCAGGGTGAGTTAGTCCGGCTGCAAATGCAGAAGAAAAAAGTACCCAATAACGACCAAATCCGCACTATCTACCGAATAGCCACCGAACAGGATCTGGAAAAATTCCATAAAGTAGGCAACCGCGAGATGCCCACGCTCTACCGAACCCGGGAGATTATTCAGAAACTGGGCTTATCTATGAAACTCTCCGACGTAGAGTATCAGGCCGATAACAATAAAGCCACTTTTTACTACTCGGCCGACAGTCGGGTTGATTTTCGGGAGTTAATTAAAGTGCTGGCGGGTGAATTCCGCATCCGAATTGAGATGCGACAGATCAGCCTACGGCAAGAAGCCGGTCGGCTGGGTGGCATTGGTTCGTGCGGTCGGGAGCTTTGCTGTTCTACCTGGCTCTCTGATTTTAAAAGCGTTTCTACATCGGCGGCTCGCTACCAGAACCTTTCCCTTAACCCTAGCAAGCTTTCCGGCCAGTGTGGTCGGCTCAAGTGCTGCCTCAACTACGAGCTAGAAACGTACATGAGCGCACTCAAGCGTATTCCCGAGGTAAACCGTCCGCTGAAAACCCGGAAGGGTGAGGCTGTACTACAAAAGACCGATATTTTTAAAAGAATTATGTGGTTTAGCTTTGCCGGAGAAAGTGCTTGGGTTCCGCTGAGTGCCCAACGCGTACAGGAAGTTTTAGAACTGAATAAGCGAGGTGAAGTGCCGGATACACTGATTGAAGACCATATAATTGCTAAATCTGATTCAGGGGTTTTGAATAACGATTTAGTGAAGATGGATAAAAAATTTCAGAAGAAGCACAACCCCAAACGGCGCAATAAGCGAAAGAAAAAGAATTAAAACC
This region of Tunicatimonas pelagia genomic DNA includes:
- the purD gene encoding phosphoribosylamine--glycine ligase; translated protein: MNILLLGSGGREHALAWKISQSSDCTKLFVSPGNAGTSLFNVTENLVQNSYDQSDFQRIANFIQQQNIELIVVGPEAPLVAGITDFLKNNSSTSDVLVVGPTQAGAELEGSKDFAKQFMQKHNIPTAASHTFTAETLEEGLKYVKEQTLPIVLKADGLAAGKGVIICTSYDEATETLRDMLQHQKFGTASQKVVIEEFLDGIELSVFVLTDGKNYHLLPEAKDYKRIGENDTGPNTGGMGAVSPVPFADEAFMSKVKAQIVEPTIQGLAKENIDYRGFIFLGLMNVGGNPYVIEYNVRLGDPETQAIIPRLESDLVELLVATARQQLSEVQVNISLQAAATVVMVSGGYPESYVKGKVISGLSDKAESLVFHAGTEAKEGKTITSGGRVLAVTSLHSQLTSALEQTYAQVDQLFWKDIYYRKDIGQDILGYLANGK
- a CDS encoding PSP1 domain-containing protein, which translates into the protein MGCSTCSTKNGAVSGCRNNGGCSTGGCNKMNVFDWLSNMEFPSLSTFDIVEVKFKNGHKDFFRNTKDVDLTTGDAVVVDVPNGYHIGHVSLQGELVRLQMQKKKVPNNDQIRTIYRIATEQDLEKFHKVGNREMPTLYRTREIIQKLGLSMKLSDVEYQADNNKATFYYSADSRVDFRELIKVLAGEFRIRIEMRQISLRQEAGRLGGIGSCGRELCCSTWLSDFKSVSTSAARYQNLSLNPSKLSGQCGRLKCCLNYELETYMSALKRIPEVNRPLKTRKGEAVLQKTDIFKRIMWFSFAGESAWVPLSAQRVQEVLELNKRGEVPDTLIEDHIIAKSDSGVLNNDLVKMDKKFQKKHNPKRRNKRKKKN